Proteins from one Monodelphis domestica isolate mMonDom1 chromosome 6, mMonDom1.pri, whole genome shotgun sequence genomic window:
- the LOC100026494 gene encoding olfactory receptor 5B2-like, protein MTFMENTSEVNVFIFTGLTDDPELYIPLFIMVTLIYLITLVGNLGIVALISWDSCLHTPMYFFLRNLSLVDFGLSSTIIPKVMTGLLTGDMVISYNGCATQLFFFGGFAAIESYMLAFMAYDRHAAVCRPLHYTTIMTSKIGAYMASGGYIWGFLSSSIFIGSIFSLSFCRSNVVHHFFCDIPPLLVLSCSEIHITESIIFIIGSLNVSLPFLIIFFSYLFIFITVLKIHSANGRQKAFSTCASHLTAVFIFYGTVIFMYFRPSSSHSMDSDKMVSLFYTTVIPMLNPIIYSLRNKEVKNAFRKAVRGQRLQFDQPF, encoded by the coding sequence ATGACATTTATGGAGAACACATCTGAAGTGAATGTCTTCATCTTTACAGGATTAACAGATGACCCAGAACTTTATATTCCTCTTTTCATAATGGTCACCCTAATCTATCTCATCACCCTGGTAGGGAACCTGGGGATAGTAGCTCTGATCTCCTGGGACTCCTGCCTCCATACTCCTATGTACTTTTTCCTCAGGAATCTATCTCTGGTAGATTTTGGTCTTTCCTCAACCATTATTCCCAAGGTGATGACTGGGCTCCTCACAGGGGACATGGTCATCTCTTATAATGGATGTGCTACTCAGTTGTTCTTTTTTGGGGGCTTTGCTGCCATTGAAAGTTACATGTTAGCCTTCATGGCCTATGATCGTCATGCCGCTGTGTGTAGGCCCCTACATTATACCACGATTATGACATCAAAAATAGGTGCATATATGGCTAGTGGGGGTTACATCTGGGGatttctctcctcctccatctTCATAGGAAGTATTTTTAGCCTTTCCTTCTGCAGGTCAAATGTAGTCCATCACTTTTTCTGTGATATTCCCCCTCTCTTGGTTCTCTCTTGCTCTGAAATTCACATCACTGAATCAATCATCTTCATCATAGGTTCATTAAATGTATCCCTCCCATTTCTTATCATCTTTTTCTCTTACTTGTTCATCTTCATCACTGTCCTGAAGATTCATTCTGCTAATGGGCGCCAGAAAGCTTTCTCCACCTGTGCTTCCCATCTCACAGCAGTGTTCATATTTTATGGGACAGTCATCTTTATGTACTTCCGACCCAGCTCAAGCCATTCAATGGACTCAGACAAAATGGTGTCATTGTTTTATACCACAGTTATCCCGATGTTGAATCCAATCATCTATAGTTTGAGAAACAAAGAAGTtaagaatgctttcagaaaagctGTGAGGGGACAACGCCTTCAATTTGATCAGCCtttttaa